In Massilia forsythiae, one DNA window encodes the following:
- the mntP gene encoding manganese efflux pump MntP, with the protein MNFLATAAIALAMSTDAFAVAIGKGAALQRPQLREALRTGAIFGVIEGLTPLLGWALGHAAAPYVDAWDHWIAFTLLGVLGLRMIRESVSADEDEEDKPQRHGFWLLAITGFATSIDAMVVGAGLALVDANIFTTAGAIGLATFVMVTLGVMLGRGLGRIVGKRAELMGGLVLIGIGCLILYEHIGR; encoded by the coding sequence ATGAATTTCCTCGCCACCGCCGCCATCGCCCTGGCCATGTCCACCGACGCCTTTGCCGTCGCCATCGGCAAGGGCGCGGCCCTGCAGCGGCCCCAGCTCAGGGAAGCGCTGCGCACCGGCGCCATCTTCGGCGTGATCGAAGGCCTGACGCCCTTGCTCGGCTGGGCGCTCGGCCACGCCGCCGCCCCCTATGTCGACGCCTGGGACCATTGGATCGCCTTTACCTTGCTGGGCGTGCTGGGACTGCGCATGATCCGCGAGAGCGTGTCTGCCGACGAGGACGAGGAGGACAAGCCGCAGCGCCACGGCTTCTGGCTGCTGGCGATCACCGGCTTCGCCACCAGCATCGACGCGATGGTGGTCGGCGCCGGCCTGGCGCTGGTCGACGCCAACATCTTCACCACCGCCGGCGCGATCGGCCTGGCGACCTTCGTGATGGTGACGCTGGGCGTGATGCTGGGGCGCGGCCTGGGCCGCATCGTCGGCAAGCGCGCCGAACTGATGGGCGGCCTGGTGCTGATCGGGATCGGCTGCCTGATCCTCTACGAGCACATCGGGCGTTGA
- a CDS encoding tryptophan halogenase family protein produces MEHDKQNGPIRRVVIAGGGTAGWMAAAALSRTLGKVLDIKLVESDEIGTVGVGEATIPSLVHFHRLLDIDEREFMAATQATFKLGISFENWRARGEDYIHSFGLTGTDHWSAGFQHFWHKGRERGLAHDYGDYCLELLAARENRFAHLPKDGLNYAYHLDATRYARYLRRFSEHFGVERIEAKIAAVEKNEASGHIAALRLDSGSRVEGDLFIDCTGFRSLLLGQALGVEYEDWSRWLFNDSAIALQTESTGPVVPYTRAIAHDWGWQWRIGLQGRVGNGIVFSSRHVDDDTARAALLANVQGKKLTEPRTIRFRPGQRKQVWAANCIGMGLASGFLEPIESTSIHLIQRAIVRLLQLFPTHGIHQTDIDEYNAQAAEDIRTIRDFIILHYKVTNRRDTPYWEAAATMDVPESLRHRIALFRDTGRVFRLQNELFAENSWVQVMLGQGMMPATHHHTADLMGDEELSGFLEGIRANVRRTASQLPQHGDYVARYCPAKA; encoded by the coding sequence ATGGAACACGACAAACAGAACGGCCCGATCCGGCGCGTGGTGATCGCCGGCGGCGGCACCGCCGGCTGGATGGCGGCGGCGGCGCTCTCGCGCACGCTCGGCAAGGTGCTCGACATCAAGCTGGTGGAATCCGACGAGATCGGCACGGTCGGCGTCGGCGAGGCGACCATTCCCTCGCTGGTGCACTTCCACCGCCTGCTCGACATCGACGAGCGCGAATTCATGGCTGCGACGCAGGCCACCTTCAAGCTCGGCATCAGCTTCGAGAACTGGCGCGCGCGCGGCGAAGACTACATCCACTCGTTCGGCCTGACCGGCACCGACCACTGGAGCGCCGGTTTCCAGCACTTCTGGCACAAGGGCCGCGAGCGCGGCCTGGCGCACGACTACGGCGACTATTGCCTGGAACTGCTGGCGGCCAGGGAAAACCGCTTCGCCCACCTGCCCAAGGATGGCTTGAACTACGCCTACCACCTGGACGCCACCCGCTACGCGCGCTACCTGCGCCGCTTCTCGGAACACTTCGGCGTCGAGCGCATCGAAGCGAAGATCGCCGCGGTGGAAAAGAACGAGGCCAGCGGCCACATCGCGGCGCTGCGCCTGGATTCGGGCAGCCGCGTGGAGGGCGACCTGTTCATCGATTGCACCGGTTTCCGCTCGCTGCTGCTGGGCCAGGCGCTGGGTGTCGAATACGAGGACTGGTCGCGATGGCTGTTCAACGACAGCGCCATCGCGCTGCAGACCGAGTCGACCGGGCCGGTGGTGCCGTACACGCGCGCCATCGCCCACGACTGGGGCTGGCAGTGGCGCATCGGCCTGCAGGGCCGGGTCGGCAACGGCATCGTGTTCTCCAGCCGTCACGTCGACGACGACACGGCGCGCGCCGCGCTGCTGGCCAATGTCCAGGGCAAGAAACTGACCGAACCGCGCACGATCCGCTTCCGTCCCGGCCAGAGAAAGCAGGTGTGGGCCGCCAACTGTATCGGCATGGGCCTGGCCAGCGGCTTCCTGGAACCGATCGAGTCGACCAGCATCCACCTGATCCAACGCGCCATCGTGCGCCTGCTGCAGCTGTTCCCGACACACGGCATCCACCAGACCGACATCGACGAGTACAACGCCCAGGCGGCGGAAGACATCCGCACCATCCGCGACTTCATCATCCTGCACTACAAGGTCACCAACCGGCGCGACACGCCGTACTGGGAAGCCGCGGCGACCATGGACGTGCCGGAATCGCTGCGCCACCGCATCGCGCTGTTCCGCGACACCGGGCGCGTGTTCCGCCTGCAGAACGAACTGTTCGCGGAAAACTCCTGGGTGCAGGTGATGCTCGGACAAGGGATGATGCCGGCCACCCACCACCACACCGCCGACCTGATGGGCGACGAGGAACTATCCGGCTTCCTGGAAGGCATCCGCGCCAACGTGCGCCGCACCGCCTCGCAGCTGCCGCAACACGGCGACTACGTGGCGCGCTATTGCCCGGCCAAGGCCTGA
- a CDS encoding acyltransferase family protein, translating into MNSTSIDAAFGDSKRHYPILDGLRGVAALMVVAFHLFEAHAPNRFEQLINHGYLAVDFFFVLSGFVIGYAYDDRWQRMTFADFCKRRLVRLHPMIVIAMLIGALMFPFQASGIFPKYAGATAGDVLLALVVGMTLLPLPPSMDVRGWGEMHALNGPAWSLFFEYVANLLYALVIRRFSNTALAILVFVAGCALAQHTVWGPNGDVIGGWSLEPAQLQLGFTRLMYPFFAGLLLSRMVRPSRIAHSFPLCALLVAAILAMPRVGGASTLWMNGLYEAVCIIVLFPLVVWLGASGAVAAGAPARVCGVLGAISYPLYIVHYPIVYTYTAWAVDGKVKLADGWPVALAAFGASVALAWLCLTYYDVPLRRWLGRRLVEGRSGARPVQAAAAAAGAADEASAPER; encoded by the coding sequence ATGAACTCGACCAGCATCGATGCCGCCTTCGGCGACAGCAAGCGCCACTACCCGATCCTGGACGGCCTGCGCGGCGTGGCGGCGCTGATGGTGGTCGCCTTCCACCTGTTCGAGGCACATGCGCCGAACCGCTTCGAGCAGCTGATCAACCACGGCTACCTGGCGGTCGACTTCTTCTTCGTGCTGTCCGGCTTCGTGATCGGCTACGCCTACGACGACCGCTGGCAGCGCATGACATTTGCCGACTTCTGCAAGCGCCGCCTGGTGCGCCTGCATCCGATGATCGTGATCGCGATGCTCATCGGCGCCCTGATGTTCCCGTTCCAGGCCAGCGGCATCTTCCCGAAATACGCCGGCGCCACGGCGGGCGACGTGCTGCTGGCGCTGGTGGTCGGCATGACGCTGTTGCCGCTGCCGCCCTCGATGGACGTGCGCGGCTGGGGCGAGATGCACGCGCTGAACGGGCCGGCCTGGTCGCTGTTCTTCGAGTACGTCGCCAACCTCCTGTACGCGCTGGTGATCCGGCGCTTTTCCAATACGGCGCTGGCAATCCTCGTGTTCGTGGCCGGCTGCGCGCTGGCGCAGCACACGGTGTGGGGACCGAACGGCGACGTCATCGGCGGCTGGTCGCTGGAACCGGCGCAGCTGCAGCTCGGCTTCACCCGCCTGATGTACCCGTTCTTCGCCGGCCTGCTGCTGTCGCGCATGGTGCGCCCAAGCCGCATCGCCCATTCTTTTCCGCTGTGCGCGCTGCTGGTGGCGGCGATCTTGGCGATGCCGCGCGTCGGCGGTGCGTCGACGCTGTGGATGAACGGCCTGTATGAAGCGGTCTGTATCATCGTGCTGTTCCCGCTGGTGGTCTGGCTGGGCGCCAGCGGCGCGGTGGCGGCGGGAGCGCCTGCGCGCGTCTGCGGCGTCCTCGGTGCGATCTCGTATCCGCTGTACATCGTGCATTACCCGATCGTGTACACCTACACCGCCTGGGCCGTGGACGGCAAGGTCAAGTTGGCGGACGGCTGGCCGGTGGCGCTGGCGGCGTTCGGCGCCAGCGTGGCGCTGGCCTGGCTGTGCCTGACCTATTATGACGTGCCGCTGCGCCGCTGGCTGGGGCGGCGCCTGGTCGAGGGACGCAGCGGCGCCCGGCCGGTGCAGGCCGCCGCGGCCGCGGCCGGCGCTGCCGACGAGGCGAGCGCGCCGGAACGCTGA
- a CDS encoding cupin-like domain-containing protein, protein MREIAIAPAAPGARPALPDELLRATRPYIVRGLAAGWPLVRAARDSIDAGDAYLRRFYRDATVNAMLGKPEIGGRFFYDDTLSGFNFFSVRARLDAVLDEMRGHRDRDAAAPGQPQPAIYVGSTTIDTALPGLRADNDVDLHGRDALASIWIGNRTRIAAHYDLPDNLAVVAAGRRRFTLFPPEQLANLYIGPIDFTPAGQSISLVDVTAPDFARFPRFRQALEHAQVAELDAGDAIFIPSMWWHHVEALAPFNVLVNYWWRQSPDYMDTPTNALMLALLTMRELPPEQRRAWQEMFRHYIFEPDAEALDHIPPQARYALAPLDDERARTLRGQLLKRINR, encoded by the coding sequence ATGCGCGAGATCGCCATTGCGCCGGCCGCGCCCGGCGCACGGCCCGCATTGCCGGACGAGCTGCTGCGCGCCACCCGACCGTACATCGTGCGCGGCCTGGCCGCAGGCTGGCCGCTGGTGCGCGCCGCGCGCGACTCCATCGATGCCGGCGACGCCTACCTGCGCCGCTTCTACCGCGACGCCACCGTCAACGCCATGCTGGGCAAGCCCGAGATCGGCGGGCGCTTCTTCTACGACGACACCCTGAGCGGCTTCAATTTCTTTTCCGTGCGCGCGCGCCTGGACGCGGTGCTGGACGAGATGCGCGGCCACCGCGACAGGGACGCCGCCGCGCCGGGCCAGCCGCAACCGGCGATCTACGTCGGCTCGACCACGATCGACACCGCGCTGCCGGGCCTGCGCGCCGACAACGACGTCGACCTGCACGGTCGCGACGCGCTGGCCAGCATCTGGATCGGCAACCGCACCCGCATCGCCGCGCACTACGACCTGCCGGACAACCTGGCGGTGGTGGCGGCCGGACGCCGCCGCTTCACGCTGTTCCCGCCCGAGCAGCTGGCCAATTTGTACATCGGCCCGATCGACTTCACGCCGGCGGGCCAGTCGATCAGCCTGGTCGACGTGACGGCGCCCGACTTCGCGCGCTTTCCGCGCTTCCGGCAGGCGCTGGAACACGCGCAGGTGGCCGAACTGGACGCCGGCGACGCCATCTTCATCCCGTCGATGTGGTGGCACCACGTGGAGGCGCTGGCGCCGTTCAACGTGCTGGTGAACTACTGGTGGCGCCAGTCGCCCGACTACATGGACACGCCGACCAACGCGCTCATGCTGGCGCTGCTGACCATGCGCGAACTGCCGCCCGAGCAGCGGCGCGCCTGGCAAGAGATGTTCCGCCACTATATCTTCGAGCCAGACGCCGAGGCGCTCGATCACATTCCGCCGCAGGCGCGCTACGCGCTGGCGCCGCTCGACGACGAGCGCGCGCGCACGCTGCGCGGCCAGCTGCTGAAACGCATAAACCGTTAA
- a CDS encoding DUF4336 domain-containing protein, with translation MLVQLAPDLWHMERGMTAAGVPVTSRMTVVRFRDGRLWIHSPVRFGAEVREQLAALGEVAWIVAPNLAHHLFAGHCRRQFPDAALYGPPGLARKRSDLTGLHPLGERVEPAWAGELDQVRFPIPLVQETVWFHRASATLVMTDLVQCWCGRLDWRAALYARVTGVRGRVDVPRTVRLVAREKHTAAAARSVLAWPFTRVITAHNAIIERDAHALVTRAFARFGV, from the coding sequence ATGCTCGTGCAGCTCGCACCGGACCTGTGGCACATGGAGCGCGGCATGACGGCCGCGGGCGTTCCCGTGACTTCGCGCATGACGGTGGTGCGCTTCCGGGACGGCCGCCTGTGGATCCATTCCCCGGTGCGCTTCGGCGCCGAGGTGCGCGAGCAGCTGGCTGCGCTCGGCGAGGTGGCCTGGATCGTCGCCCCGAACCTGGCCCATCACCTGTTCGCCGGCCATTGCCGGCGCCAGTTCCCGGACGCCGCGCTGTACGGCCCGCCCGGCCTGGCGCGCAAGCGCAGCGACCTCACCGGTTTGCATCCCCTCGGCGAGCGGGTCGAACCGGCGTGGGCCGGCGAACTCGACCAGGTGCGTTTTCCGATCCCGCTGGTGCAGGAAACGGTGTGGTTCCACCGCGCCTCCGCCACGCTGGTCATGACCGACCTGGTGCAGTGCTGGTGCGGCCGATTGGACTGGCGCGCCGCGCTGTATGCGCGCGTCACCGGCGTGCGCGGCCGGGTCGACGTGCCGCGCACGGTGCGCCTGGTGGCACGTGAAAAACACACGGCGGCCGCCGCGCGCAGCGTGCTGGCCTGGCCGTTCACGCGCGTGATCACGGCGCACAACGCCATCATCGAGCGCGACGCGCATGCGCTGGTGACGCGCGCCTTCGCCCGTTTCGGCGTCTGA
- a CDS encoding SapC family protein — MPNHVLLNSVDHKDLRVITARGAAYGDAVMSALTFPAEFRELQASYPIVFARTADGMSFDPVALLGFEEGENLFLVEDHETGQARWDAPAIPLTVERQPFMIGRGAEELSVHVDLDSPRLSTAPGVGEALFLTYGGTSEYLERIASVLRTIHEGLTASRGFVAALMELELLESFALDIELDDGSQNRLAGFYTIHEERLLDLPAERLERLNRAGYLQAIYMAVASLSQFRGLIERRNRANRDRHAQRARAGFDAIRV, encoded by the coding sequence ATGCCCAACCACGTACTGCTCAACAGCGTCGACCACAAGGACCTGCGCGTGATCACCGCGCGCGGCGCCGCCTACGGCGATGCCGTCATGTCGGCCCTGACCTTCCCGGCCGAGTTCCGCGAACTGCAGGCCAGCTACCCGATCGTGTTCGCCAGGACCGCCGACGGCATGTCGTTCGACCCGGTCGCGCTGCTCGGCTTCGAGGAAGGCGAGAACCTGTTCCTGGTCGAGGACCACGAGACCGGCCAGGCGCGCTGGGACGCGCCGGCGATTCCGCTCACCGTCGAGCGCCAGCCCTTCATGATCGGGCGCGGCGCCGAGGAACTGTCGGTGCACGTGGACCTCGACAGCCCGCGCCTGTCGACCGCGCCCGGCGTCGGCGAGGCGCTGTTCCTCACCTACGGCGGCACCAGCGAATACCTCGAGCGCATCGCCTCGGTGCTGCGCACCATCCACGAAGGCTTGACGGCCTCGCGCGGCTTCGTCGCGGCGCTGATGGAACTCGAGCTGCTGGAATCGTTCGCGCTCGACATCGAACTGGACGACGGCTCGCAGAACCGCCTGGCCGGCTTCTACACGATCCACGAAGAACGGCTGCTCGACCTGCCGGCCGAGCGCCTGGAGCGCCTCAACCGCGCCGGCTACCTGCAGGCGATCTACATGGCGGTGGCCTCGCTGTCGCAGTTCCGCGGCCTGATCGAGCGCCGCAACCGCGCCAACCGCGACCGCCACGCACAGCGCGCCCGGGCCGGCTTCGATGCCATCCGGGTCTAG
- a CDS encoding tryptophan halogenase family protein, whose translation MSNTIEHIVVVGGGSAGWLAAAVFAAEHPSLRVTLVESPGVAPIGVGEGTWPSMRDTLRRIGVSESDFLRECDAAFKQGSRFDRWVDGSARDTYFHPFVLPQGYGDANLAAAWQRIKRDTQHDIAFAELVSFQPHLCLHGRAPKQPHTPEFAAVANYGYHLDAGKFGEFLRRHCTDRLGVRHLRAHVDAIESHENGDIAALRLRERAPGEERLTGDLFIDCTGMQSLLLGGHYGVPLVEKKDVLFNDRALALQVPYATPDAPIASQTTSTAQRSGWIWDIGLPTRRGIGHVYSSAHCSDEDAERDLRAYVAATGGPAPQDQPAARRLAFEPGYRARFWHRNCVAIGLSSGFIEPLEASALALVEMAAAWLADDMPATRAQVDAVAARFNEAFTYRWERVIEFLKLHYVLSKRADSPFWIEHREARTMPARLRELLDLWRTRPPSRRDFPRIEEVFPAASYQYILYGMGFTLDGAARASDLPRLADECVREAARLAAKMLPALPSNRELLTHAARRGLPRT comes from the coding sequence ATGAGCAACACCATCGAACACATCGTGGTGGTCGGCGGCGGGTCCGCCGGCTGGCTGGCCGCCGCGGTCTTCGCCGCCGAGCATCCGTCGCTGCGCGTAACGCTGGTCGAATCGCCCGGCGTGGCGCCGATCGGCGTCGGCGAAGGCACCTGGCCTTCGATGCGCGACACGCTGCGCCGCATTGGCGTGTCGGAATCCGACTTCCTGCGCGAATGCGACGCCGCCTTCAAGCAAGGCTCCCGTTTCGACCGCTGGGTCGACGGCAGCGCGCGCGACACTTACTTCCACCCGTTCGTCCTGCCCCAGGGCTACGGCGACGCCAACCTGGCCGCTGCCTGGCAGCGCATCAAGCGCGACACGCAGCACGACATCGCGTTCGCCGAGCTGGTCAGCTTCCAGCCGCACCTGTGCCTGCACGGGCGCGCACCCAAGCAGCCGCACACGCCGGAGTTCGCCGCGGTGGCCAACTACGGCTACCACCTGGATGCCGGCAAGTTCGGCGAGTTCCTGCGCCGCCACTGCACCGACCGGCTCGGCGTGCGCCACCTGCGCGCCCACGTCGACGCCATCGAATCCCACGAGAACGGCGACATCGCCGCGCTGCGCCTGCGCGAGCGCGCGCCGGGCGAAGAACGCTTGACCGGCGACCTGTTCATCGACTGCACCGGCATGCAATCGCTGCTGCTCGGCGGGCACTACGGCGTGCCGCTGGTGGAAAAAAAGGACGTGCTGTTCAACGACCGCGCGCTGGCGCTGCAGGTGCCGTACGCCACCCCGGACGCGCCGATCGCTTCCCAGACCACCTCCACCGCCCAGCGCAGCGGCTGGATCTGGGACATCGGCCTGCCGACCCGGCGCGGCATCGGCCACGTGTATTCGAGCGCCCATTGCAGCGACGAGGATGCCGAACGCGACCTGCGCGCCTATGTCGCCGCCACGGGCGGCCCGGCGCCGCAGGACCAGCCGGCGGCGCGCAGACTGGCCTTCGAGCCGGGCTACCGGGCGCGCTTCTGGCACCGCAACTGCGTCGCGATCGGCTTGTCGAGCGGCTTCATCGAACCGCTGGAAGCGTCGGCGCTGGCGCTGGTCGAGATGGCCGCGGCCTGGCTGGCCGACGACATGCCGGCCACGCGCGCCCAGGTCGACGCGGTGGCGGCGCGCTTCAACGAGGCCTTTACCTATCGCTGGGAACGCGTGATCGAATTCCTCAAGCTGCACTACGTGCTGTCGAAACGCGCCGACAGCCCGTTCTGGATCGAGCACCGCGAGGCACGCACCATGCCCGCGCGCCTGCGTGAGCTGCTCGACCTGTGGCGCACGCGTCCGCCGTCGCGGCGCGACTTCCCGCGCATCGAGGAAGTGTTCCCGGCCGCCAGCTACCAGTACATCCTGTACGGGATGGGTTTTACGCTGGACGGCGCGGCGCGCGCCTCCGACCTGCCGCGGCTGGCTGACGAGTGCGTGCGCGAAGCGGCGCGCCTGGCCGCCAAAATGCTGCCGGCGCTGCCGTCCAACCGCGAACTGCTGACGCACGCGGCGCGGCGCGGCCTGCCGCGCACCTGA
- the glk gene encoding glucokinase, translating into MNAPAGPGRRAAAGADADAGAGLRLLADIGGTNARFALQDATAHARDGGAGLAAAAGFVDIGVLACSEHATIGAALDAYLTRAAARGLAVDGIRHAALAIANPVEGDAVCMTNHHWRFSIAALRAERGLDTLLVLNDFQALAMALPHLRAGQRETVGASTGTSTGAGPGSASPVAAPGRPIGLVGPGTGLGVSAVVPCGGRWIALAGEGGHASFAAATRAEARILDALQERFGHVSAERLLSGTGLELIHAVTAARHLPAPEITRRALADDDAACRATVATFCAVLGSVAGNVALTLGATGGMYIGGGIVPRLGRLFHDSAFRARFEDKGRLQPYLARIPTWLVTEPYPALHGAAALLAESIAEDSAERSHERGAGARRPAPARH; encoded by the coding sequence ATGAACGCGCCCGCCGGGCCGGGCAGGCGCGCCGCCGCTGGCGCGGACGCCGATGCCGGCGCCGGGCTGCGCCTGCTGGCCGACATCGGCGGCACCAATGCCCGCTTCGCGCTGCAGGATGCGACGGCGCATGCGCGAGATGGTGGCGCCGGCCTGGCCGCCGCCGCCGGTTTCGTCGACATCGGGGTGCTGGCCTGCAGCGAACACGCCACCATCGGCGCCGCGCTCGACGCCTACCTGACACGGGCGGCGGCGCGCGGCTTGGCGGTGGACGGCATCCGCCACGCGGCGCTGGCGATCGCCAATCCGGTCGAGGGCGACGCCGTCTGCATGACCAACCACCACTGGCGCTTTTCGATCGCTGCCCTGCGCGCCGAGCGCGGGCTCGACACCCTGCTGGTGCTGAACGATTTCCAGGCGCTGGCGATGGCGCTGCCGCACCTGCGCGCCGGCCAGCGCGAAACCGTCGGCGCGAGCACGGGCACGAGCACCGGCGCCGGTCCGGGTTCAGCCAGCCCGGTGGCGGCGCCGGGCCGGCCGATCGGCCTGGTCGGACCCGGCACCGGCCTGGGCGTCTCCGCCGTGGTGCCGTGCGGCGGGCGCTGGATCGCGCTGGCGGGCGAGGGCGGCCACGCCAGCTTCGCCGCGGCCACGCGCGCCGAGGCGCGGATCCTGGATGCGCTGCAGGAGCGCTTCGGCCACGTCTCGGCCGAGCGCCTGTTGTCCGGCACCGGCCTGGAGCTGATCCACGCGGTGACGGCCGCACGGCACCTGCCTGCGCCCGAGATTACGCGGCGCGCCTTGGCGGATGACGACGCCGCTTGCCGCGCCACCGTCGCGACCTTTTGCGCGGTGCTGGGCAGCGTGGCCGGCAACGTCGCGCTGACGCTGGGCGCCACCGGCGGCATGTATATCGGTGGCGGCATCGTGCCGCGCCTCGGGCGGCTGTTCCACGACTCCGCCTTCCGCGCGCGCTTCGAAGACAAGGGACGCCTGCAGCCCTACCTGGCCCGTATTCCGACCTGGCTGGTCACCGAGCCTTATCCGGCGCTGCACGGCGCGGCGGCGCTGCTGGCCGAATCCATCGCCGAAGACAGCGCCGAACGCAGCCATGAACGCGGCGCCGGCGCGCGCCGGCCGGCACCCGCACGCCACTGA